Proteins co-encoded in one Zootoca vivipara chromosome 3, rZooViv1.1, whole genome shotgun sequence genomic window:
- the XPO1 gene encoding exportin-1 isoform X1, with translation MPAIMTMLADHAARQLLDFNQKLDINLLDNVVNCLYHGEGAQQRMAQEVLTHLKEHPDAWTRVDTILEFSQNMNTKYYGLQILENVIKTRWKILPRTQCEGIKKYVVGLIIKTSSDPSCVEKEKVYIGKLNMILVQILKQEWPKHWPTFISDIVGASRTSESLCQNNMVILKLLSEEVFDFSSGQITQVKAKHLKDSMCNEFSQIFQLCQFVMENSQNAPLVHATLETLLRFLNWIPLGYIFETKLISTLIYKFLNVPMFRNVSLKCLTEIAGVSVSQYEEQFVTLFTLTMMQLKQMLPLNTNIRLAYSNGKDDEQNFIQNLSLFLCTFLKEHGQLIEKRLNLRETLMEALHYMLLVSEVEETEIFKICLEYWNHLAAELYRESPFSTSASPLLSGTQHFDVPPRRQLYLPVLSKVRLLMVSRMAKPEEVLVVENDQGEVVREFMKDTDSINLYKNMRETLVYLTHLDYADTERIMTEKLHNQVNGTEWSWKNLNTLCWAIGSISGAMHEEDEKRFLVTVIKDLLGLCEQKRGKDNKAIIASNIMYIVGQYPRFLRAHWKFLKTVVNKLFEFMHETHDGVQDMACDTFIKIAQKCRRHFVQVQVGEVMPFIDEILNNINTIICDLQPQQVHTFYEAVGYMIGAQTDQTVQEHLIEKYMLLPNQVWDSIIQQATKNVDILKDSETVKQLGSILKTNVRACKAVGHPFVIQLGRIYLDMLNVYKCLSENISAAIQANGEMVTKQPLIRSMRTVKRETLKLISGWVSRSNDPQMVAENFVPPLLDAVLIDYQRNVPAAREPEVLSTMAIIVNKLGGHITAEIPQIFDAVFECTLNMINKDFEEYPEHRTNFFLLLQAVNSHCFPAFLAIPPAQFKLVLDSIIWAFKHTMRNVADTGLQILYTLLQNVAQEEAAAQSFYQTYFCDILQHIFSVVTDTSHTAGLTMHASILAYMFNLVEEGKISTPLNPGNPVSNQMFIQEYVANLLKSAFPHLQDAQVKLFVTGLFSLNQDIPAFKEHLRDFLVQIKEFAGEDTSDLFLEERETALRQAQEEKHKLQMSVPGILNPHEIPEEMCD, from the exons CAAAGGATGGCACAGGAGGTCTTGACTCACTTAAAGGAGCACCCTGATGCATGGACAAGAGTTGATACTATTTTGGAATTCTCTCAGAATATGAACACCAAA TATTATGGCCTGCAGATCTTGGAAAACGTGATAAAAACAAGATGGAAGATTCTTCCAAGAACCCAGTGTGAAG gTATCAAAAAATACGTTGTTGGCTTAATTATCAAGACTTCATCCGATCCATCATGTGTTGAA AAAGAGAAAGTATACATAGGGAAGTTAAACATGATTCTTGTTCAG ATACTAAAACAAGAATGGCCAAAACATTGGCCAACATTCATCAGTGACATAGTTGGGGCCAGCAGGACAAGTGAAAGCCTTTGTCAGAACAACATGGTGATCTTAAAACTGCTTAGTGAAGAGGTGTTTGACTTTTCCAGTGGACAAATAACTCAAGTAAAAGCCAAACACTTAAAGGACAG CATGTGCAATGAGTTCTCACAGATATTTCAGCTGTGTCAGTTTGTGATG GAAAACTCTCAAAATGCTCCCCTTGTTCATGCGACTTTGGAAACTTTGCTTCGATTCCTCAACTGGATTCCACTGGGCTATATTTTTGAGACCAAGCTGATAAGCACGCTAATATACAAA tttTTAAATGTCCCTATGTTCCGAAATGTCTCCTTGAAGTGCCTCACAGAGATTGCTGGTGTCAGTGTAAGTCAGTATGAGGAACAGTTTGTCACACTCTTTACCTTGACGATGATGCAGCTCAAACAG ATGCTTCCTTTGAACACTAATATTCGACTTGCATACTCCAATGGAAAAGACGACGAGCAGAATTTCATCCAGAATCTCAGTTTGTTTCTCTGTACCTTTCTGAAAGAGCACGGTCAACTTATAGAAAAACGTTTAAATCTAAGGGAGACATTAATGGaa GCCCTCCATTACATGCTGCTGGTATCTGAAGTTGAAGAAACTGAAATCTTTAAGATTTGTCTGGAGTACTGGAATCATCTGGCTGCTGAACTATATAGAGAGAGCCCATTTTCAACATCTGCTTCGCCATTACTTTCGGGGACTCAGCATTTTGATGTTCCTCCCCGGAGACAACTTTATCTTCCTGTTCTGTCTAAG GTGCGGTTGTTGATGGTTAGCCGCATGGCAAAACCAGAGGAAGTGCTTGTTGTAGAAAATGACCAAGGGGAAGTTGTCCGAGAATTCATGAAAGACACAGATTCTATCAATTTGTACAAAAACATGAGAGAAACGCTAG TTTACCTTACTCATTTGGATTACGCAGATACTGAGCGAATAATGACAGAGAAACTTCACAATCAAGTAAATGGTACCGAATGGTCATGGAAAAATCTAAACACTCTATGTTGGGCCATAGGCTCAATCAGTGGGGCAATGCATGAAGAAGATGAGAAGAGGTTTCTTGTAACAGTAATAAAG gaCCTTCTGGGACTTTGCGAGCAAAAGCGAGGGAAGGATAATAAAGCTATTATCGCATCCAATATAATGTATATAGTAGGGCAATATCCAAGGTTTCTGAGAGCCCACTGGAAATTTCTGAAGACGGTTGTCAACAAGCTGTTTGAATTTATGCATG AAACCCACGATGGTGTCCAAGACATGGCTTGCGATACTTTTATAAAAATAGCGCAGAAATGCCGCAGACACTTTGTTCAAGTCCAGGTGGGAGAGGTCATGCCATTCATTGATGAGATCCTGAACAACATTAATACAATCATTTGTGACCTTCAACCACAACAG GTGCATACTTTCTACGAAGCTGTTGGATACATGATTGGAGCACAGACTGACCAGACGGTACAAGAGCATTTGATAGAGAAATACATGTTACTGCCTAATCAAGTATGGGACAGCATAATTCAACAGGCCACAAAA AACGTTGATATCCTAAAGGACTCTGAAACTGTTAAGCAATTAGGGAGCATTCTGAAAACAAATGTGCGGGCATGTAAAGCTGTTGGGCATCCCTTTGTGATTCAGCTGGGCAGAATCTACTTGGATATGCTGAATGTGTACAAGTGCCTCAGTGAAAACATTTCTGCAGCTATTCAGGCAAATG GAGAAATGGTTACGAAGCAACCTCTGATCAGAAGTATGAGAACAGTAAAAAGGGAAACTTTAAAACTAATTTCTGGCTGGGTGAGCAGATCCAATGATCCTCAGATG gtAGCTGAAAACTTTGTTCCGCCATTGCTGGATGCAGTTCTTATTGATTACCAGAGGAATGTTCCAGCTGCCAGAGAGCCTGAAGTGCTTAGTACAATGGCTATCATAGTAAACAAGCTGGGAGGACACATTACTGCTGAAATACCTCAGATATTTGATGCTGTCTTTGAATGCACGTTAAATATGATCAATAAG GACTTTGAAGAATATCCTGAACACAGAACAAACTTTTTCTTGCTACTACAAGCAGTAAACTCCCATTGCTTCCCAGCATTCCTGGCCATCCCACCTGCACAGTTCAAACTAGTACTGGATTCTATCATTTGGGCTTTCAAGCACACAATGAGAAACGTTGCAGATACAG GTCTTCAGATCCTTTATACACTTTTACAAAACGTTGCACAAGAAGAAGCTGCTGCCCAGAGTTTTTACCAGACTTATTTCTGTGACATTCTTCAGCACATTTTCTCTGTTGTAACAGACACGTCTCACACTGCTG GTTTGACAATGCATGCATCAATTCTTGCATACATGTTCAACTTAgtagaagaaggaaaaataagtacTCCTCTAAACCCTGGAAATCCAGTGAGCAACCAAATGTTTATTCAGGAGTATGTTGCTAATCTCCTTAAATCTGCATTTCCTCATCTTCAAga TGCACAGGTTAAACTGTTTGTAACAGGACTCTTCAGTTTAAATCAGGATATTCCTGCTTTCAAGGAACACCTTAGGGACTTCCTGGTACAGATAAAg
- the XPO1 gene encoding exportin-1 isoform X2 — protein MILVQILKQEWPKHWPTFISDIVGASRTSESLCQNNMVILKLLSEEVFDFSSGQITQVKAKHLKDSMCNEFSQIFQLCQFVMENSQNAPLVHATLETLLRFLNWIPLGYIFETKLISTLIYKFLNVPMFRNVSLKCLTEIAGVSVSQYEEQFVTLFTLTMMQLKQMLPLNTNIRLAYSNGKDDEQNFIQNLSLFLCTFLKEHGQLIEKRLNLRETLMEALHYMLLVSEVEETEIFKICLEYWNHLAAELYRESPFSTSASPLLSGTQHFDVPPRRQLYLPVLSKVRLLMVSRMAKPEEVLVVENDQGEVVREFMKDTDSINLYKNMRETLVYLTHLDYADTERIMTEKLHNQVNGTEWSWKNLNTLCWAIGSISGAMHEEDEKRFLVTVIKDLLGLCEQKRGKDNKAIIASNIMYIVGQYPRFLRAHWKFLKTVVNKLFEFMHETHDGVQDMACDTFIKIAQKCRRHFVQVQVGEVMPFIDEILNNINTIICDLQPQQVHTFYEAVGYMIGAQTDQTVQEHLIEKYMLLPNQVWDSIIQQATKNVDILKDSETVKQLGSILKTNVRACKAVGHPFVIQLGRIYLDMLNVYKCLSENISAAIQANGEMVTKQPLIRSMRTVKRETLKLISGWVSRSNDPQMVAENFVPPLLDAVLIDYQRNVPAAREPEVLSTMAIIVNKLGGHITAEIPQIFDAVFECTLNMINKDFEEYPEHRTNFFLLLQAVNSHCFPAFLAIPPAQFKLVLDSIIWAFKHTMRNVADTGLQILYTLLQNVAQEEAAAQSFYQTYFCDILQHIFSVVTDTSHTAGLTMHASILAYMFNLVEEGKISTPLNPGNPVSNQMFIQEYVANLLKSAFPHLQDAQVKLFVTGLFSLNQDIPAFKEHLRDFLVQIKEFAGEDTSDLFLEERETALRQAQEEKHKLQMSVPGILNPHEIPEEMCD, from the exons ATGATTCTTGTTCAG ATACTAAAACAAGAATGGCCAAAACATTGGCCAACATTCATCAGTGACATAGTTGGGGCCAGCAGGACAAGTGAAAGCCTTTGTCAGAACAACATGGTGATCTTAAAACTGCTTAGTGAAGAGGTGTTTGACTTTTCCAGTGGACAAATAACTCAAGTAAAAGCCAAACACTTAAAGGACAG CATGTGCAATGAGTTCTCACAGATATTTCAGCTGTGTCAGTTTGTGATG GAAAACTCTCAAAATGCTCCCCTTGTTCATGCGACTTTGGAAACTTTGCTTCGATTCCTCAACTGGATTCCACTGGGCTATATTTTTGAGACCAAGCTGATAAGCACGCTAATATACAAA tttTTAAATGTCCCTATGTTCCGAAATGTCTCCTTGAAGTGCCTCACAGAGATTGCTGGTGTCAGTGTAAGTCAGTATGAGGAACAGTTTGTCACACTCTTTACCTTGACGATGATGCAGCTCAAACAG ATGCTTCCTTTGAACACTAATATTCGACTTGCATACTCCAATGGAAAAGACGACGAGCAGAATTTCATCCAGAATCTCAGTTTGTTTCTCTGTACCTTTCTGAAAGAGCACGGTCAACTTATAGAAAAACGTTTAAATCTAAGGGAGACATTAATGGaa GCCCTCCATTACATGCTGCTGGTATCTGAAGTTGAAGAAACTGAAATCTTTAAGATTTGTCTGGAGTACTGGAATCATCTGGCTGCTGAACTATATAGAGAGAGCCCATTTTCAACATCTGCTTCGCCATTACTTTCGGGGACTCAGCATTTTGATGTTCCTCCCCGGAGACAACTTTATCTTCCTGTTCTGTCTAAG GTGCGGTTGTTGATGGTTAGCCGCATGGCAAAACCAGAGGAAGTGCTTGTTGTAGAAAATGACCAAGGGGAAGTTGTCCGAGAATTCATGAAAGACACAGATTCTATCAATTTGTACAAAAACATGAGAGAAACGCTAG TTTACCTTACTCATTTGGATTACGCAGATACTGAGCGAATAATGACAGAGAAACTTCACAATCAAGTAAATGGTACCGAATGGTCATGGAAAAATCTAAACACTCTATGTTGGGCCATAGGCTCAATCAGTGGGGCAATGCATGAAGAAGATGAGAAGAGGTTTCTTGTAACAGTAATAAAG gaCCTTCTGGGACTTTGCGAGCAAAAGCGAGGGAAGGATAATAAAGCTATTATCGCATCCAATATAATGTATATAGTAGGGCAATATCCAAGGTTTCTGAGAGCCCACTGGAAATTTCTGAAGACGGTTGTCAACAAGCTGTTTGAATTTATGCATG AAACCCACGATGGTGTCCAAGACATGGCTTGCGATACTTTTATAAAAATAGCGCAGAAATGCCGCAGACACTTTGTTCAAGTCCAGGTGGGAGAGGTCATGCCATTCATTGATGAGATCCTGAACAACATTAATACAATCATTTGTGACCTTCAACCACAACAG GTGCATACTTTCTACGAAGCTGTTGGATACATGATTGGAGCACAGACTGACCAGACGGTACAAGAGCATTTGATAGAGAAATACATGTTACTGCCTAATCAAGTATGGGACAGCATAATTCAACAGGCCACAAAA AACGTTGATATCCTAAAGGACTCTGAAACTGTTAAGCAATTAGGGAGCATTCTGAAAACAAATGTGCGGGCATGTAAAGCTGTTGGGCATCCCTTTGTGATTCAGCTGGGCAGAATCTACTTGGATATGCTGAATGTGTACAAGTGCCTCAGTGAAAACATTTCTGCAGCTATTCAGGCAAATG GAGAAATGGTTACGAAGCAACCTCTGATCAGAAGTATGAGAACAGTAAAAAGGGAAACTTTAAAACTAATTTCTGGCTGGGTGAGCAGATCCAATGATCCTCAGATG gtAGCTGAAAACTTTGTTCCGCCATTGCTGGATGCAGTTCTTATTGATTACCAGAGGAATGTTCCAGCTGCCAGAGAGCCTGAAGTGCTTAGTACAATGGCTATCATAGTAAACAAGCTGGGAGGACACATTACTGCTGAAATACCTCAGATATTTGATGCTGTCTTTGAATGCACGTTAAATATGATCAATAAG GACTTTGAAGAATATCCTGAACACAGAACAAACTTTTTCTTGCTACTACAAGCAGTAAACTCCCATTGCTTCCCAGCATTCCTGGCCATCCCACCTGCACAGTTCAAACTAGTACTGGATTCTATCATTTGGGCTTTCAAGCACACAATGAGAAACGTTGCAGATACAG GTCTTCAGATCCTTTATACACTTTTACAAAACGTTGCACAAGAAGAAGCTGCTGCCCAGAGTTTTTACCAGACTTATTTCTGTGACATTCTTCAGCACATTTTCTCTGTTGTAACAGACACGTCTCACACTGCTG GTTTGACAATGCATGCATCAATTCTTGCATACATGTTCAACTTAgtagaagaaggaaaaataagtacTCCTCTAAACCCTGGAAATCCAGTGAGCAACCAAATGTTTATTCAGGAGTATGTTGCTAATCTCCTTAAATCTGCATTTCCTCATCTTCAAga TGCACAGGTTAAACTGTTTGTAACAGGACTCTTCAGTTTAAATCAGGATATTCCTGCTTTCAAGGAACACCTTAGGGACTTCCTGGTACAGATAAAg